Proteins encoded within one genomic window of Companilactobacillus sp.:
- a CDS encoding IreB family regulatory phosphoprotein, with product MSSLDKTMSFDFNENKGKDVKETLQSVYQSLEEKGYNPINQIVGYLLSGDPAYIPRHNDARNLILKHERDEIIEELVKSYLNQNK from the coding sequence ATGAGTTCACTTGATAAAACAATGAGTTTTGATTTTAATGAAAATAAAGGCAAAGACGTCAAAGAAACCTTACAAAGTGTCTATCAATCTTTGGAAGAAAAAGGCTACAATCCAATTAACCAAATTGTTGGATATTTGCTTTCTGGTGACCCCGCATACATTCCTCGTCACAATGACGCCAGAAACTTGATCTTAAAACATGAACGAGATGAGATAATCGAAGAATTAGTTAAGAGTTATCTCAACCAGAATAAGTAA
- the ruvX gene encoding Holliday junction resolvase RuvX, with protein MRLLGLDVGSRTVGVAASDLLGWTAQGVEIIRINEDEGDFGLDRLGEIIKEKQVTGVVIGLPKNMNNSEGPRAEKSREYGKMVTERFSLPVDMIDERLTTVQAERMLVDEANVSRHKRKKVIDKIAAEMILQNYLDAKGKLTQK; from the coding sequence ATGCGCCTATTAGGTTTAGATGTAGGCTCTAGAACTGTTGGAGTGGCTGCTAGCGATCTTTTAGGTTGGACTGCTCAAGGAGTTGAAATAATCCGCATCAATGAAGATGAGGGTGATTTTGGCTTGGATAGATTGGGCGAGATAATCAAGGAAAAGCAAGTCACAGGCGTTGTGATCGGTTTACCCAAGAACATGAATAATAGTGAGGGTCCTAGAGCCGAGAAGTCTCGTGAATATGGCAAGATGGTCACTGAAAGATTTTCGCTTCCAGTTGATATGATTGACGAACGGTTGACGACCGTTCAAGCAGAACGAATGTTAGTAGATGAGGCAAACGTCTCAAGACATAAACGTAAAAAGGTTATCGACAAAATAGCTGCTGAGATGATTCTCCAAAATTATCTCGATGCTAAAGGTAAACTTACGCAGAAATAG
- a CDS encoding DUF1292 domain-containing protein, whose protein sequence is MSEKSGSNKDLDEVILSDDKGNQETYKILFTFESDDYGKSYVFLYPKNDEDSDEIEVQAFSFTPDENGDVDAGELNPIEDAEEWDMVQEVLNTFTNDDEQDI, encoded by the coding sequence ATGAGTGAAAAATCTGGATCAAATAAAGATTTAGACGAAGTTATCTTAAGCGACGACAAAGGCAACCAAGAGACATATAAGATTTTATTCACGTTTGAATCTGATGACTATGGTAAATCTTACGTGTTCTTATATCCTAAGAACGATGAGGACTCCGATGAGATCGAAGTTCAAGCATTCTCATTTACTCCTGACGAAAACGGAGACGTTGACGCTGGTGAGCTTAATCCAATTGAAGATGCTGAAGAATGGGACATGGTTCAAGAAGTGCTTAATACATTCACAAATGACGATGAACAAGATATCTAA
- a CDS encoding CvpA family protein, giving the protein MLSLLIVLLLIYGFYMGARRGLAMQAFYTIGYAVFFALALLTFRFLGPKFEMIVPYPSANLGSEFAFFSTKVGMELDNAFYRAFAFIFVCFIGWIIMRFAGLYFKRLTYVPMSNDVNLLSGGILGFIVTYMTIFMILMIMAMIPVSGIQHALSHSFVASAMIEASPIVSKWLPSLWIASA; this is encoded by the coding sequence ATGCTGAGTCTGTTAATTGTTTTATTGTTAATTTACGGTTTTTATATGGGCGCACGACGTGGCCTAGCAATGCAAGCCTTTTATACGATTGGCTATGCTGTTTTCTTTGCTTTGGCATTGTTGACCTTTCGTTTTCTCGGTCCCAAATTTGAAATGATTGTTCCATATCCATCTGCTAATTTAGGAAGCGAATTTGCTTTCTTCTCAACCAAGGTGGGCATGGAATTAGATAATGCTTTTTATCGTGCCTTTGCATTCATTTTTGTTTGCTTCATCGGTTGGATCATTATGAGATTTGCCGGTCTATATTTTAAACGATTGACCTATGTTCCAATGTCAAATGACGTTAACTTATTAAGCGGTGGAATTTTAGGATTTATCGTTACTTATATGACAATATTTATGATTCTCATGATCATGGCAATGATTCCAGTTTCTGGAATTCAACATGCATTATCGCATTCATTCGTAGCATCTGCGATGATCGAAGCATCGCCAATTGTTTCTAAGTGGCTTCCTTCACTGTGGATCGCAAGCGCATAA
- a CDS encoding endonuclease MutS2 — protein MNNKALNVLEFGKIKDEIAKYLITSRGKTLLKKLMPMSVESIVHRLIDQTKDGMDIVRLRGEIPVRKLDDLHDQANRLKKDGNLNGTELAAIGQVLKNTAELKAFFADLHDDEIPLRELFNLSGDLIDNPTLTHRIDKSIDDSGRLLDTASDDLQYIRNQINRYNEQIRHSMEQYTRGKNTKYLTEAIVTLRDDRFVVPVKTEYRAKFGGVVHDQSASGQTLYIEPQAVVGLNNQLHDAQTSEKLEEIRILGELSDLVRPEIDDIVANNEVLAQFDLINAKAKYANQIKATEPLISRDNIVDLKEAKHPLINPDKVVANDIKIGDDYRTMLITGPNTGGKTITMKTLGLIQIMAQSGLFIPAHEESQVAVFDEVFVDIGDEQSIEQNLSTFSSHMDNIINIMKHVTERSLVLIDELGAGTDPQEGAAIAIAILEKLSESNPEIMATTHYPELKIYAYNTDNTINASMEFDDKSLKPTYRLLIGIPGASNAMNIAARLGMDRSVIERGNSLMSGESQDLNNMINDLEKRRKEFEQNNEKLEAQLAKNKKLEEQYETERTTLENSKDSEIQAAKVRANQIVSSTKKKSEKIIDRLKDLERKGYAVKPDQIISARTDLKNLHQEDMKKKNRVLRRNQRRQELKVGDNVKAIPYGQFGTIIRKDQNNKYEVQLGILKMKFDAADLEKTQQQPEETDTKKTMVRRTKSSSLSSKLDLRGERYEEAMADLDTYIDEALLAGYNQVTIVHGFGTGVIRNGVTKYLQSNPRVKSFGYAPASSGGSGATIVDL, from the coding sequence ATGAATAATAAAGCATTGAATGTTTTAGAATTCGGTAAGATCAAAGATGAGATCGCCAAATATTTGATCACATCGCGTGGTAAAACATTACTGAAAAAATTGATGCCGATGTCAGTCGAATCTATTGTTCATCGACTCATCGACCAAACTAAAGATGGGATGGATATTGTTCGTCTGCGTGGCGAAATACCTGTCCGTAAATTAGACGATTTGCATGATCAAGCTAATCGTCTGAAAAAAGATGGAAATTTAAATGGAACTGAATTAGCCGCAATTGGCCAAGTTTTAAAAAATACTGCTGAGTTAAAGGCTTTTTTTGCTGACCTGCATGATGACGAGATTCCTTTACGCGAATTATTTAACTTGAGTGGAGACTTGATCGATAATCCAACTTTGACTCATCGGATCGACAAATCGATCGATGATTCTGGTCGCTTGCTCGATACTGCTTCTGACGACTTGCAATACATCCGTAACCAGATCAATCGTTATAATGAGCAGATCCGTCATTCCATGGAGCAATATACTCGTGGAAAGAATACCAAGTATTTGACCGAAGCTATCGTCACATTGCGTGATGATCGATTCGTTGTACCGGTTAAAACTGAATATCGTGCCAAATTTGGTGGAGTAGTCCATGACCAAAGTGCCAGTGGCCAAACTTTGTATATTGAGCCTCAAGCAGTTGTCGGCCTAAACAATCAATTGCACGATGCACAGACATCTGAAAAGTTAGAAGAAATTCGAATTTTAGGAGAACTATCTGATTTAGTTCGCCCAGAAATTGATGACATCGTGGCCAATAATGAAGTTTTAGCTCAATTTGATTTGATCAACGCTAAAGCTAAGTATGCCAATCAGATCAAGGCGACTGAACCCTTGATTTCGCGTGACAACATCGTTGATTTAAAGGAAGCTAAGCATCCCTTGATCAATCCTGATAAAGTGGTTGCCAATGATATTAAAATTGGCGATGACTATCGGACGATGCTGATCACAGGTCCTAATACTGGTGGTAAAACTATCACTATGAAAACTTTAGGATTGATTCAGATCATGGCTCAGTCAGGGTTGTTCATTCCGGCTCATGAAGAAAGTCAGGTTGCTGTTTTTGACGAAGTGTTTGTTGATATCGGTGATGAACAATCAATCGAGCAAAACTTGAGTACCTTCTCGTCTCACATGGATAACATCATCAACATCATGAAACATGTAACTGAGCGTAGTTTAGTCTTGATCGATGAATTGGGTGCCGGAACTGATCCTCAAGAAGGTGCCGCTATTGCGATTGCAATTCTTGAGAAGTTATCGGAATCTAATCCTGAGATCATGGCAACAACTCACTACCCAGAATTAAAGATTTATGCCTACAACACCGATAATACTATCAACGCCAGTATGGAATTTGACGACAAGTCGTTAAAACCAACTTATCGTCTTTTAATTGGAATTCCCGGTGCAAGTAATGCGATGAATATTGCCGCTCGTTTGGGGATGGATCGTTCAGTGATTGAACGTGGTAATTCGTTGATGAGTGGCGAAAGCCAAGATCTGAATAACATGATCAATGACTTGGAGAAACGTCGTAAAGAATTTGAGCAAAACAATGAGAAATTGGAAGCTCAACTTGCTAAGAATAAAAAATTAGAAGAGCAGTATGAAACTGAACGAACAACTTTAGAGAATTCTAAAGATAGCGAGATCCAGGCAGCTAAGGTTCGTGCTAATCAAATAGTTTCAAGTACCAAGAAGAAATCCGAAAAGATCATTGATCGACTCAAAGATCTTGAACGAAAAGGCTATGCAGTTAAACCTGATCAAATTATCTCAGCAAGAACAGATTTGAAGAACTTGCATCAAGAAGACATGAAGAAAAAGAATCGTGTCCTCAGACGCAATCAGCGTCGTCAAGAATTAAAAGTTGGCGATAATGTTAAAGCCATCCCTTATGGACAATTTGGTACCATCATTCGTAAAGATCAAAATAACAAGTATGAAGTTCAACTTGGTATTTTGAAAATGAAATTTGATGCCGCTGATTTAGAGAAGACGCAACAACAACCTGAAGAGACCGATACCAAGAAAACTATGGTCAGACGTACGAAGAGTTCATCTCTTTCTAGCAAGCTAGATTTGCGTGGAGAGAGATACGAAGAAGCAATGGCAGATTTGGATACGTATATCGATG